In Quercus robur chromosome 10, dhQueRobu3.1, whole genome shotgun sequence, a genomic segment contains:
- the LOC126702171 gene encoding thaumatin-like protein: protein MEAMLRSFIALMLFTLMLSHIPAEVSATTMTLYNKCTHPVWPGIQPGAGKPILARGGFKLQPNKAYSLHLPALWSGRLWGRHGCTFDASGRGLCATGDCGGSLFCNGLGGAPPATLAEITLGSEQDFYDVSLVDGYNLAISITPIKGSGKCSYAGCVSDLNMMCPVGLQVRSHDNRRVVACKSACFAFNSPRYCCTGSFGSPQACKPTAYSRIFKAACPKAYSYAYDDPTSISTCTGGNYLVTFCPHHR, encoded by the exons ATGGAGGCAATGCTGAGATCTTTCATAGCTCTTATGCTCTTTACTCTCATGCTTTCCCACATTCCAG CGGAGGTCTCGGCCACAACCATGACCCTTTACAACAAGTGCACACATCCAGTTTGGCCAGGCATCCAACCAGGCGCAGGCAAGCCCATCTTAGCCCGTGGTGGCTTcaagctccaaccaaacaaGGCCTACTCTCTCCACCTCCCTGCTCTCTGGTCCGGCCGCTTATGGGGCCGCCACGGCTGCACCTTCGACGCATCTGGCCGCGGCCTCTGCGCCACTGGTGATTGTGGTGGTTCACTCTTCTGCAACGGTCTAGGTGGAGCCCCACCAGCCACACTAGCAGAAATAACTCTTGGAAGCGAACAAGACTTCTATGATGTAAGCCTTGTTGATGGTTACAACTTGGCCATTTCTATCACACCCATTAAAGGATCAGGCAAATGCAGCTACGCTGGGTGTGTTAGCGACCTCAACATGATGTGCCCAGTTGGGCTTCAAGTTCGGTCCCATGATAATAGAAGAGTTGTGGCTTGTAAGAGTGCTTGCTTTGCGTTTAATTCTCCGAGGTATTGTTGTACTGGGAGCTTTGGAAGTCCTCAGGCTTGTAAACCCACAGCATACTCTAGGATTTTCAAGGCTGCTTGTCCTAAGGCTTACTCTTATGCTTATGATGATCCTACTAGCATTTCTACTTGCACTGGTGGCAACTATTTGGTCACATTCTGCCCTCACCACCGTTGA